The Neofelis nebulosa isolate mNeoNeb1 chromosome 16, mNeoNeb1.pri, whole genome shotgun sequence genome includes a window with the following:
- the METTL2A gene encoding tRNA N(3)-methylcytidine methyltransferase METTL2A isoform X4, which yields MAGPYTECAPAAVGQKRQQFGSRFLSDPARVFHHNAWDNVEWSEEQAAAAERKVRENSTQRVCQEKQVDYEINAHKYWNDFYKIHENGFFKDRHWLFTEFPELAPGQSQDHLEDLPSDKRSEAPECRTSEDGPGLKIEQHKCSSDSLEHETQTAPVEENVTQKFNHLEICADEFPGSSATYRILEVGCGVGNTVFPILQTNNDPGLFVYCCDFSSTAIELVQTNSAYDPCRCFAFVHDLCDEDQSYPVPTSSLDIIILIFVLSAVVPDKMQKAINRLSRLLKPGGMMLLRDYGRHDMAQLRFKKDSCNVPRATKKGFCSLPEKWYHDVRLIGSEIQGSALKSL from the exons ATGGCTGGTCCCTACACCGAGTGCGCGCCCGCTGCCGTCGGCCAGAAGAGGCAGCAGTTTGGGAGCCGGTTCCTGAGCGATCCGGCGCGCGTCTTCCACCATAATGCCTG GGACAATGTTGAGTGGTCGGAAGAGCAGGCCGCGGCGGCGGAGAGGAAAGTCCGGGAGAACAGTACCCAGCGAGTGTGCCAGGAGAAGCAAG TTGATTATGAAATAAATGCCCACAAATATTGGAATGACTTCTACAAAATCCACGAAAACGGGTTTTTCAAGGATAGACACTGGCTTTTTACCGAATTCCCAGAGCTGGCACCAGGCCAAAGCCAAGATCACTTGGAGGATTTGCCCTCCGACAAGAGGAGTGAAGCACCTGAATGTAGGACCAGTGAGGATGGACCtggtttaaaaatagaacagcaCAAGTGTTCTTCAGATAGTCTTGAACATGAAACACAGACAGCTCCTGTGGAAGAAAATGTAACTCAGAAATTCAATCACCTGGAAATCTGTGCTGATGAGTTCCCTGGATCCTCAGCCACCTACCGAATACTCGAG GTTGGTTGTGGTGTGGGAAACACAGTCTTTCCGATTTTACAAACTAACAA TGATCCAGGACTCTTTGTTTACTGTTGTGATTTTTCTTCCACAGCTATAGAACTGGTCCAG ACAAATTCAGCATATGATCCCTGCCGGTGTTTTGCCTTTGTTCACGATCTGTGTGATGAAGATCAGAGTTACCCAGTGCCCACGAGTAGTCTTGATATCATCATCCTCATATTTGTTCTTTCTGCAGTTGTGCCAGACAA GATGCAGAAGGCTATCAACAGGCTGAGCAGGCTTCTGAAGCCCGGAGGGATGATGCTTCTGCGAGATTATGGCCGCCACGACATGGCTCAGCTTCGATTTAAAAAAG ATTCCTGCAACGTGCCCAGAGCAACCAAGAAAGGATTCTGTTCTCTGCCCGAGAAATGGTATCACGATGTACGTTTGATTGGCAGTGAAATTCAAGGAAGTGCTTTAAAGTCTCTCTGA
- the METTL2A gene encoding tRNA N(3)-methylcytidine methyltransferase METTL2A isoform X3, with the protein MAGPYTECAPAAVGQKRQQFGSRFLSDPARVFHHNAWDNVEWSEEQAAAAERKVRENSTQRVCQEKQVDYEINAHKYWNDFYKIHENGFFKDRHWLFTEFPELAPGQSQDHLEDLPSDKRSEAPECRTSEDGPGLKIEQHKCSSDSLEHETQTAPVEENVTQKFNHLEICADEFPGSSATYRILEVGCGVGNTVFPILQTNNDPGLFVYCCDFSSTAIELVQTNSAYDPCRCFAFVHDLCDEDQSYPVPTSSLDIIILIFVLSAVVPDKMQKAINRLSRLLKPGGMMLLRDYGRHDMAQLRFKKGQCLSENFYVRGDGTRVYFFTQDELDTLFTTAGLEKVQNLVDRRLQVNRGKQLTMYRVWIQCKYRKPLLSSTGSVAPAPDA; encoded by the exons ATGGCTGGTCCCTACACCGAGTGCGCGCCCGCTGCCGTCGGCCAGAAGAGGCAGCAGTTTGGGAGCCGGTTCCTGAGCGATCCGGCGCGCGTCTTCCACCATAATGCCTG GGACAATGTTGAGTGGTCGGAAGAGCAGGCCGCGGCGGCGGAGAGGAAAGTCCGGGAGAACAGTACCCAGCGAGTGTGCCAGGAGAAGCAAG TTGATTATGAAATAAATGCCCACAAATATTGGAATGACTTCTACAAAATCCACGAAAACGGGTTTTTCAAGGATAGACACTGGCTTTTTACCGAATTCCCAGAGCTGGCACCAGGCCAAAGCCAAGATCACTTGGAGGATTTGCCCTCCGACAAGAGGAGTGAAGCACCTGAATGTAGGACCAGTGAGGATGGACCtggtttaaaaatagaacagcaCAAGTGTTCTTCAGATAGTCTTGAACATGAAACACAGACAGCTCCTGTGGAAGAAAATGTAACTCAGAAATTCAATCACCTGGAAATCTGTGCTGATGAGTTCCCTGGATCCTCAGCCACCTACCGAATACTCGAG GTTGGTTGTGGTGTGGGAAACACAGTCTTTCCGATTTTACAAACTAACAA TGATCCAGGACTCTTTGTTTACTGTTGTGATTTTTCTTCCACAGCTATAGAACTGGTCCAG ACAAATTCAGCATATGATCCCTGCCGGTGTTTTGCCTTTGTTCACGATCTGTGTGATGAAGATCAGAGTTACCCAGTGCCCACGAGTAGTCTTGATATCATCATCCTCATATTTGTTCTTTCTGCAGTTGTGCCAGACAA GATGCAGAAGGCTATCAACAGGCTGAGCAGGCTTCTGAAGCCCGGAGGGATGATGCTTCTGCGAGATTATGGCCGCCACGACATGGCTCAGCTTCGATTTAAAAAAG GTCAGTGTCTGTCTGAAAATTTCTACGTGAGAGGCGATGGTACTAGAGTTTACTTCTTCACACAAG ACGAGCTGGATACACTTTTCACTACGGCTGGACTAGAAAAGGTTCAGAACCTGGTGGATCGCCGATTGCAAGTGAACCGAGGGAAACAGCTGACCATGTACCGAGTCTGGATTCAGTGCAAATACCGCAAGCCTCTTCTGTCCAGCACTGGCTCAGTGGCACCTGCTCCTGACGCGTGA
- the METTL2A gene encoding tRNA N(3)-methylcytidine methyltransferase METTL2A isoform X1, with protein sequence MAGPYTECAPAAVGQKRQQFGSRFLSDPARVFHHNAWDNVEWSEEQAAAAERKVRENSTQRVCQEKQVDYEINAHKYWNDFYKIHENGFFKDRHWLFTEFPELAPGQSQDHLEDLPSDKRSEAPECRTSEDGPGLKIEQHKCSSDSLEHETQTAPVEENVTQKFNHLEICADEFPGSSATYRILEVGCGVGNTVFPILQTNNDPGLFVYCCDFSSTAIELVQTNSAYDPCRCFAFVHDLCDEDQSYPVPTSSLDIIILIFVLSAVVPDKMQKAINRLSRLLKPGGMMLLRDYGRHDMAQLRFKKGQCLSENFYVRGDGTRVYFFTQGHLNGSLFSTRAPLTGASSPLLCSSTVCASSLSLCPKWKTCPFGKTPGQLVLPCKPGCPVGAPELGCAPRAPAPRRNPELPSFAACPASGFLPHQCHPWALYCATYFFELLVKI encoded by the exons ATGGCTGGTCCCTACACCGAGTGCGCGCCCGCTGCCGTCGGCCAGAAGAGGCAGCAGTTTGGGAGCCGGTTCCTGAGCGATCCGGCGCGCGTCTTCCACCATAATGCCTG GGACAATGTTGAGTGGTCGGAAGAGCAGGCCGCGGCGGCGGAGAGGAAAGTCCGGGAGAACAGTACCCAGCGAGTGTGCCAGGAGAAGCAAG TTGATTATGAAATAAATGCCCACAAATATTGGAATGACTTCTACAAAATCCACGAAAACGGGTTTTTCAAGGATAGACACTGGCTTTTTACCGAATTCCCAGAGCTGGCACCAGGCCAAAGCCAAGATCACTTGGAGGATTTGCCCTCCGACAAGAGGAGTGAAGCACCTGAATGTAGGACCAGTGAGGATGGACCtggtttaaaaatagaacagcaCAAGTGTTCTTCAGATAGTCTTGAACATGAAACACAGACAGCTCCTGTGGAAGAAAATGTAACTCAGAAATTCAATCACCTGGAAATCTGTGCTGATGAGTTCCCTGGATCCTCAGCCACCTACCGAATACTCGAG GTTGGTTGTGGTGTGGGAAACACAGTCTTTCCGATTTTACAAACTAACAA TGATCCAGGACTCTTTGTTTACTGTTGTGATTTTTCTTCCACAGCTATAGAACTGGTCCAG ACAAATTCAGCATATGATCCCTGCCGGTGTTTTGCCTTTGTTCACGATCTGTGTGATGAAGATCAGAGTTACCCAGTGCCCACGAGTAGTCTTGATATCATCATCCTCATATTTGTTCTTTCTGCAGTTGTGCCAGACAA GATGCAGAAGGCTATCAACAGGCTGAGCAGGCTTCTGAAGCCCGGAGGGATGATGCTTCTGCGAGATTATGGCCGCCACGACATGGCTCAGCTTCGATTTAAAAAAG GTCAGTGTCTGTCTGAAAATTTCTACGTGAGAGGCGATGGTACTAGAGTTTACTTCTTCACACAAG GCCACCTGAACGGTTCACTGTTCTCCACACGGGCTCCACTTACAGGAGCCTCCAGTCCTCTGCTTTGCTCCTCGACTGTCTGCGCTTCCTCCCTGTCGCTTTGTCCCAAATGGAAAACCTGCCCATTCGGCAAGACCCCAGGGCAGCTGGTTTTGCCCTGTAAGCCGGGTTGTCCTGTAGGTGCGCCAGAATTAGGCTGTGCTCCCCGTGCCCCGGCTCCCAGGCGTAATCCAGAATTGCCCTCCTTTGCGGCTTGCCCTGCCTCGGGGTTCCTCCCCCACCAGTGCCATCCTTGGGCCCTTTATTGTGCCACATACTTCTTTGAGCTGTTGGTTAAAATATAG
- the METTL2A gene encoding tRNA N(3)-methylcytidine methyltransferase METTL2A isoform X2 — protein MPGTMLSGRKSRPRRRRGKSGRTVPSECARRSKVRPVDYEINAHKYWNDFYKIHENGFFKDRHWLFTEFPELAPGQSQDHLEDLPSDKRSEAPECRTSEDGPGLKIEQHKCSSDSLEHETQTAPVEENVTQKFNHLEICADEFPGSSATYRILEVGCGVGNTVFPILQTNNDPGLFVYCCDFSSTAIELVQTNSAYDPCRCFAFVHDLCDEDQSYPVPTSSLDIIILIFVLSAVVPDKMQKAINRLSRLLKPGGMMLLRDYGRHDMAQLRFKKGQCLSENFYVRGDGTRVYFFTQGHLNGSLFSTRAPLTGASSPLLCSSTVCASSLSLCPKWKTCPFGKTPGQLVLPCKPGCPVGAPELGCAPRAPAPRRNPELPSFAACPASGFLPHQCHPWALYCATYFFELLVKI, from the exons ATGCCTG GGACAATGTTGAGTGGTCGGAAGAGCAGGCCGCGGCGGCGGAGAGGAAAGTCCGGGAGAACAGTACCCAGCGAGTGTGCCAGGAGAAGCAAGGTGCGCCCAG TTGATTATGAAATAAATGCCCACAAATATTGGAATGACTTCTACAAAATCCACGAAAACGGGTTTTTCAAGGATAGACACTGGCTTTTTACCGAATTCCCAGAGCTGGCACCAGGCCAAAGCCAAGATCACTTGGAGGATTTGCCCTCCGACAAGAGGAGTGAAGCACCTGAATGTAGGACCAGTGAGGATGGACCtggtttaaaaatagaacagcaCAAGTGTTCTTCAGATAGTCTTGAACATGAAACACAGACAGCTCCTGTGGAAGAAAATGTAACTCAGAAATTCAATCACCTGGAAATCTGTGCTGATGAGTTCCCTGGATCCTCAGCCACCTACCGAATACTCGAG GTTGGTTGTGGTGTGGGAAACACAGTCTTTCCGATTTTACAAACTAACAA TGATCCAGGACTCTTTGTTTACTGTTGTGATTTTTCTTCCACAGCTATAGAACTGGTCCAG ACAAATTCAGCATATGATCCCTGCCGGTGTTTTGCCTTTGTTCACGATCTGTGTGATGAAGATCAGAGTTACCCAGTGCCCACGAGTAGTCTTGATATCATCATCCTCATATTTGTTCTTTCTGCAGTTGTGCCAGACAA GATGCAGAAGGCTATCAACAGGCTGAGCAGGCTTCTGAAGCCCGGAGGGATGATGCTTCTGCGAGATTATGGCCGCCACGACATGGCTCAGCTTCGATTTAAAAAAG GTCAGTGTCTGTCTGAAAATTTCTACGTGAGAGGCGATGGTACTAGAGTTTACTTCTTCACACAAG GCCACCTGAACGGTTCACTGTTCTCCACACGGGCTCCACTTACAGGAGCCTCCAGTCCTCTGCTTTGCTCCTCGACTGTCTGCGCTTCCTCCCTGTCGCTTTGTCCCAAATGGAAAACCTGCCCATTCGGCAAGACCCCAGGGCAGCTGGTTTTGCCCTGTAAGCCGGGTTGTCCTGTAGGTGCGCCAGAATTAGGCTGTGCTCCCCGTGCCCCGGCTCCCAGGCGTAATCCAGAATTGCCCTCCTTTGCGGCTTGCCCTGCCTCGGGGTTCCTCCCCCACCAGTGCCATCCTTGGGCCCTTTATTGTGCCACATACTTCTTTGAGCTGTTGGTTAAAATATAG